A region of the Bryobacteraceae bacterium genome:
CATACACCGCCCCATAGATCTCTCCTCGGCGGGCATCGAAAAACGGCGCCCGCAGCCGGGCCGTACCAAACCAGGCCATCGCCTGAAGGTTGGAGATGGCCGCCGCCAGCGCGCCCGAAGCCTCGGCCAGACCCTTGGCCGCGGCCAGCCCCACGCGTACGCCCGTAAACGACCCCGGCCCGGCCGCAGCGGCGAATCCCGTCACGTCTTCATACCGCCAGCCGTGGCGCTTCAGCAGCCGCTCCAGCTGCTGCAACAAAACGTGGGCGAAACCATCCGGCGAATGCAGCAGCACCTCTTCGACAATGCGCCCGTCTTCGGCCAGCGCCAGGCTGCCGAACTCCGATGTCGTGTCCATCGCCACGATGCGCGTCATCCCCGGCGGCCTCCGCCTCTGCCCGCGGACATGCGCGTACTGGGTGAAATTACAAAATCCATTCCAGCCAGTTTCCCGGAAAATTACTTCGCTTTTTTCACCGTAAACACGGTGTCGATCAGATACAGTTTGCCGGCGGCATTCAGCGCCCCCAGCCGCACCGCCAGCGTCCCGGCGTCCGATTTCAGCAGGACCGGATCCACCGTGAACGTCCCCTCCGCCCCCGCCGCCAGGTACCGCCCGCCCTCGCCGCCGGCCGCGATTTCGCCGGTCAGCACGTACATCATGCGCCGCGTGCCGGAAGTCTGGCGCTTCAGCGCGATCCGGTATGGAACCGCAACACCGGCCACGATCGGGGTCCCGAACGGCGGCTGCACCAGCTCAAACGGGGCCCTCTGCGGGTCGCGCTCGGGCTCCTGCACCGGCACGGGCCACGACTCGAACTTGTAGCTTCGCAACATCCCCTGCTTCCGCCCGTCGCGGCTCAGGTGCAGCACCCAGTCGCGGGAGCTGTCCGGCGGCGAGGCCTCGTACAGCTCGCCTTTCCACTGCTTCTTCTCCTTGCGCGCCTCGCCCGTCGCCGGATCCACCCAATAGACGTCATAGTCGTGCTTGCGCGTCACCACGCGGACCGGACCCGGCTTCTCGATATACACAATGTACTCCGTCGCCGGCAGCTCGTAGTCCTCGGTCTTCAGGCCCGGCAGCGCGATCGCGCGCCCGCCGTCCACGTCAAAGTACGGCTGCGTGTCCCAGAAGCGCACCCGCTCGCTCATGAAGCGGAACCACGCCTCCATCGTGCGCGCGTTCGCCGCCTCCGGCCTCACCGCCCCTTTCATCGATGGATAGGCCCCGCTCATCACCGCATTCCACAGCCGGCGGCGGAACTCGTCCGGCGGCAGACGGCCGTCGATCAGCGCCACCTGCGGCACCGTGTTGGCCTGATGCTCAACGGCGATCAGCTCGTCGCGGCCGGGCCCGTAGATCACATGGTCCATCCAGCCGTCCCGGCCGAGAAACGCCGCCGAGTCCCGCGCCCGCGTGGAAATCGGATGCCCGTAGGGATCCATTTTTTTCAGCCCGAGACCAAAATCCTTCAGCAATTCCCGCGCGCCCGGCTGTGTTTCCCATTCCTCAACAAGCTGCCACGTGGAGTTGAAAGCCGCATAACGCCCGGTGATATACCGCAAAAGGCGCTCCCGTTCGGCCGGTCCCGGCGCAATCCGCCGCAGATCCTCGGCCGACGCGGCCAGCAGAAAATCCACCGTAATGCCTGCGGAATGGATCTCGAAAACGCGCGCGTCGAGCTTTTCAAACCACGCCGGATCCGGACGGTCCGGCGCCGGAAAGGCCTGCGGGCCGAGCAACCGCACCGCCAGATGCGTGAACCGGCGCGCCGCAAAGGCGCTCACCGGCTCGTCCGGCACGTCTTCAGCGCCCATGTACAGATGAGGGCGGCGCTCCTCGGTGTACTGCCAGTGATGCACGTTGGCGCGGCGGATAAAGGCCGCCGGCGGCGGCGTGGCGGCGGCGCGGAACTCGCCCGTCTTTCCGTTGTACTCCGCAAGATTGCTGGTGAGCCGGTATGTCCAGTTGCCCGCTTCCGTGGGCGTGAAACGGATGCTCAGCCGCCGGCCGCCGCGCCAGAAGGCATGTACCAGATACGTCTTGAACTCGGGCGAGCGGAACTCGGCAACGACCGTCGCCGTAACGTAGGGATTGACGTGCTGCGCCGCCGCCGCGGCCGGAATCTCAAACTCCAGCTCGCACGGCATGTACACGGACGCCTCCTGGCACGGCTTCTGCGCCATCACCGGCAGCCAGGCGAGCAGGGCCATCAGGCGCCACATCCGCATGTCCCCAGTGTACCGGCGCGCCGCGGCAGCCCGCGCCCCCCGGGCCTCTGCCCGGGTGCGGTCACATCTCAAGCCGGCCGCCGTACATCATCTGCGACAGGCGGAATCGCTCCCGGAACTTGGCAATCTGAAGATCCGCCACCACCTCGATTTCGCTCCCCAGCGACGCGGCCGCACCCCGGTCGAAGTGGACGTACAGGTCCAGCGTGAGCCCGGCCAGATCCGCGCGGGCCTTCACCGGCGCCAGCGTCCTGCCGCGCGCACCCCGGAGCCGCACCCCCTGCATCGCGGCCAGCTCCACCATCGCCGCCCCGCGGTGGGCGATCTGCGCAGGCAGCCCGTGGATCTCCAGGATGGCCTGCTCGGGCTGGTCTTCCAGCAGCTCGTTGAGCGTCCGCACCGGCTTCTGCTGCAAGCGGTACAGGTACAGCGCGCGCGCCTGCCTCACCGGCAGCGCCGAAGCCCAGCGGATGATCAGGTCAGCCTCCAGCGGCAGCGACGTGCGCGGCACCCCGATGCCGCCAATCGGGTTGCCGCCGCCCGGCCTTTGCATGTTCGGCCCCGTGGCCCCGGGAATGTCTTCGGCCCGCGGCGGCTCCGGCTCGCGCCGGCGCCATTCCAGATTCACCCGCCTCCGGCGCGCCCAGGGCGAATCGGTCAGCATCCGCAGCACCTGTTTGTCAGACCAGTTCGTCCAGGAATCAGCAGCGCCCGCCCATGCCAGCGGCGCCGCCAGCACCCATCTCCGCGTGACACGCCGCATCATGTTCGCATCCTCGCCATCAGATACAGCCCGGCCAGCGCGAACAGCGCATTCGGCGCCCAGGCCGCCGCCACCGGCGGCAACTGGCCCACGTTGCCGAGCTGTTCAAACAGATAGTTCAGCGCGAAGTAGGCCACCGCAATCCCCAGGCTCGCCCCGACGCCCGTCAACGCCCCCCGCGTCCCCGTCAGAAACGCAAACGGCACGCTCAGCAGCGCCATCACCAGCGCAAACACCGGCGTGGAAAACTTCCGGTGATATTGCACCTGGAGCGGCACCGTGTTGAACCCGGACTGCCGCAGCTCGGCGATGTAGGCGTCCAGCTGCTCGAAGGTCATCTGCTTGTAGGTCTTCACCTCCTTGATGAACCACGAGGGAGGCTCAACGACGCTCGGAAAAGTGGCCGTCCCGCCCTGGAACACCTGGAAGCGGTTCCCCCCTGGCCCCATCTCCCGCGCCCACCCATTCTGAAAGACCCATGTGCCCAGCGACGGCTCCCAGCGGGCGCGCTCGGCGTAGATGTGCCGGCGCAGGCGGAACCCGGAAGGCTCCAGCTCGTAAACACTGATTCCGCCCAGCACGCCCTCCGCCTCGTTCATGTATCGGTAGTAGAAAATCCGCGGCCCCTGCCCGAAAATCCACGGACTCTGCGGCCGCAGATAGGTCTGCACCGGACGTCCCTTGATTTTGTTGCGAAGCCGCTCCTGGATCACGTTGGCGCCCGTGACCACCGAATAATCGAATGCAAACAGCGCCGCGCTCAGCGCCAGGCTCGCCGCCAGCACCGGCAGCCCCAGCCGGTACAGGCTGACGCCGCACGCCTTGAACGCCGTCACCTCGTTGTTCTTCGCCATGACGCCGAACACCACCAGCGTGGCTGCCAGCACGCTCACCGGCGCCGCGTCATAAATCAGCTTGGGGGCAAGGAAAAACAGGTACTCAAACAGCTCTGCAATCGGGATCTGGTTCCGGAAGACATCGCCCAGAAGTTCGAAGAAATTGAACACTTCCGTCAGCAGAACAAAGGTCGAAAGTAAAACGAGAAAATAGAACAGAAAGCTCGAAATGACGTAGTAGTCGATGATCTGCGGCAGCAGAAACAGCCGCGGCGATCCCGTCTGCGAGCCGCCCTCCGCCGCCGGCCACCGCGGGCGCATCCGCGCGCCCAGCCGCCGGAACGCCTCCTCGAACCGCCCCCGCAGCGCCCCCACCCAGTCCCGCTCGCCCGGCTTCTCCAGCCTCGCGAGCAGCACAATGCCGATCAGCGCAAACACCGCGTCCGGCAACCAGGCCGCGGCCTCCGCCGCAATCCGCCCCTCGCGCGCCAGCCCCACCAGGCTGACCAGCGCCGTGTAGTAAATCAGCGCAAATCCCACCGTGATGACAAACGCCCCGCTCCGGCCGCCCCGCCGCGAACTCACCCCCAGCGGAAACGCCGCCAGCCCGAGCAGCAGGCAGGCCATCGGCAACGCAAACCGCTGGTGAAACTCGATCCGCGCCTCCACGCTCCGGCCCAGTTCGGAAATCAGTTCCAGCGTCGGCGTCGCCGTGTAGTACTTCGCCTTCAGCTCGCTGCGCGGCCTCGCCTCCAGCACCTGTTCGCCCCGCGGAAACGTGATCCGGTAGTACTCGGCCGGGTCCGCGGCCGGCTCGTACGTGGCCCCGTTGCGAAGCGAAAGCTGAAGCCGGTTGCGCGCCGGATCCGGCAGCACCACCGCCTCGGCAGCGATCGTTACCACCGGCCAGTCGCCGCGCGCCTGCCCCACGCTCTTGCGCACCGGGGCCGGCGTCAGATCGGCGATGAACACATTGCGCCAGATGACCGGGTTGCCCGGAATCAGGTCGCCGATATACAGGACCTTGTTCGGAAAGCTCTCCTCAAAAACCCTCGGCTGGATCTCGCTCGACAGCTGCGCCGCCCCAAGCTCGTTCACCGTCCGCACCAGCCGTGCGTTGCTCCACGGCGCCAGATACAGCGAGCACAACCCCGTCACCGCCGCCGCCAGCAGCGCAAAGCCCGCCACCGGCGCCAGCAGCCGCCACGCCGGTATGCCGGCGGCGCGCATCGCCGTGATCTCGCCGTCGCCGGACATCCGGTTCAGCGTGATCAGGATGCCCACCAGCACGCCCAATGGCAGCGTCAGCGGCATCGTCGACGGCAGCAGCAGCAGGAAGATCTGGCCCACCGTCGCCGCCGTCGCGGAGGTGGAAACAAGAATGGAAAACAACTGCGCCGCCCGTTGCAGGATCAGCACGAACACAAACAGCGCCGCCCCAAGCAGGGCGCTCGAGGAGATTTCCCGAAAAATGGCGCGCGACAGCAGTCCCACGGCGCTCCATTTCTGAGCTTAGCAGGCTGCCCCAATCCGCCCCCCTCGGCGCCCCCATTCGCCCCCTGCCCGGCGTGACATGATATTGGGTTCGGGACGTGGCGGGCAACTCGTCTCTCCACGCCTCCACCATCAGAGAAATTTTTGAGGAAGCTGTCATGCGTTGGATCATTCCGCTGTTGTTGGCCGGCACGGCGGCGCTGGCCCAGTTCCCCCCACAGAAGCCGCCCGCCAAAGGCCCCTGGTCGAACGAAAAGCTCCCCCCGGAAGAACGCGCCCGCCTGCTCGTACAGGCAATGACGCTCGATGAAAAAATCCAGATGGTGCACGGCATCGGCTGGTACTTCGGCCCGGACATGAACCTCGCCGGCCAGGAGCCCCCGCCCGTCGTCTGGCGCTCCAACGGCGGCGGCGGCTTCATCCCCGGCATCCCCCGGCTGGGCGTGCCCGATGTCCAGATGAACGACGCCGCCGTCGGCTCAACCGGCGGCGCCCGCATGGGCCGCTACTCCACCGCTCTGCCCTCCGCCCTCGCCCTCGCCGCCACTTGGGATCCCGCCCTCGCGCGCCAATATGGCGCCCTCATCGGAAAGGAGCTGCGCGACCAGGGCTTCAACGTCAGCCTCGGCGGCGGCATCAACCTCACGCGCGAGCCCCGCAACGGCCGCAACTTCGAATACCTCGGCGAAGACCCACTCCTGGCCGGACTCATGATCGCCCGCTACCTCGACGGCAAACAGTCGCAAGGCGTCGTCGGCCTGCTCAAGCACTACGCCCTCAACGACCAGGAGTCCGGCCGCAACTTCGTCAACGTCCGCATGCCGCGCAAGGGCGCGCGCGAAAGCGACCTGCTCGCCTTCGAAATCGCCGTCCGCGAAGGCCGGCCCGGCGCCATCATGTGCTCCTACAACCTCGTCGACGGCGACTACGCCTGCGAAAACGCCTGGCTGCTCAACGACGTCCTCAAAAACGAGTGGGGATTCCCCGGCTTCGTCGTCTCCGACTGGGGCGCCACCCACTCCACCGTCAAGGCCGCCCGCAACGGACTCGACATGGAAATGCCCGGCGACACCTTCTTCGGCGCGCCCCTCAAAGAAGCCGTGCTCAAGGGCGAGGTCCCCATGGAACGGCTCGATGACATGGTCCGCCGCATCGCCTGGGCGCTGTTCCGCGCCGGCGCCTTCGACCGCCCCAGACAGCGCCAGGTCCCCGACATCTTCCTCGGCTTTGACGTCGCCCAGAAGACCGCCGAGGCCGGCATCGTGCTCCTGAAAAACCAGGGCGCCCTCCTGCCGCTCGATCCCTCCTCCACACGCTCCATCGCCGTCATCGGCGGCCACGCCGACAAGGGCGTGCTCAGCGGCGGCGGCTCGGCCCAGGTCGATCCCGCCGGCGGCAATCCCGTCCCCCCGCCGCCCCCAAAGCCCGGCTCCAGCTTTCTCGAAATCATCTTCGGCACTCCCGTCTATCACCGTTCATCGCCCTTGCGCGCGATCCAGGCGGCCGCGCCCGCTGCAAAGGTCGCCTTCGCCTCAGGCGACGACATCGCCGCCGCCGCCGCCCTCGCCCGCTCCTCCACCGTCGCCATCGTCTTCGCCACCCAGCACACCTCGGAGGGCGTCGACCTGCCTGACCTCTCCCTGCCGGGCAACCAGAACGACCTCATCGCTGCCGTCGCCGCCGCCAACCCCCGCACCATCGTCGTGCTCGAAAACGGCACCGCGGTCAAAATGCCCTGGCTCGACCGCGTCCCCGCCGTGCTCGCCGCCTGGTATCCCGGCATCCGCGGCGGCGAGGCCATCGCCAGCGTCCTGTTCGGCCGCGTGAATCCCTCCGGCAAGCTCCCCATCTCGTTCCCACGCTCGGAAGACGACCTGGCCCAGCCGCGCCTGGTCAGGCAGCCCGAGCCCCGCGGCCCCCAGGACCTCGGCCCCATGTTCCCCGGCGGCCCGGCGTTGATGCGCGTCAACACCCGCCAGTTCGACCTCGAATATCCCGAAGGCGCCCGCGCCGGCTACAAGTGGTTCCAGTCCATGAAGCGCCAGCCGCTGTTCCCCTTCGGCCACGGCCTCTCCTACACCACCTTCGCCTGGTCGGACCTGAAGCTGGATGCCGCAAAACGCCAGGTCTCCTTCACCCTCCGCAACACCGGCCAGCGCCCCGGCGCCGAAGTCGCCCAGGTCTACGTCCAGTTGCCGCCGGCAGCGGGCGAAAACTACCGTCGCCTCGCCGGCTGGCAAAAAGTGGAGCTCAAGCCCGGAGAGCAGCGCACCGTCACCGTCGCGCTCCATCCCCTCACGCTCGCCGTCTTTGACGAAAATTCGAACCGCTGGCAGACGCCGCGCGGCGCCTTCCAGGTCTTCGTCGGCTCTTCATCCGCCGTCACGCCCCTCAGCGGGCAGATGCAACTCGAATGACCCGGCGTGGCTCACTCCTTCACGAGCCACGCCTCCAGCAAAAATTCATCGGGCGGGATCGGCTTCAGCCGCACGTCGCGAAACAGGATCGCGTCGCGCCGCCGGCGCCGGCCCAGCCCGCCCGCCACCGGCAGCGACTGCATCCCGCCCAGAATCTTCGGCGCGTAATAAAACAGAATCCGGTCCGCCACCGCGCCCTCCAGCGCCGACCAGTTCACCTTGCTCCCCGCCTCAATCATCAGCGACTGATACTGCCGCTCCGCCAGCAGCCCGACCACTTTCTTCAGGTCCGGCCGCCCGTCTTCCCCGTCCAGCGCCACCACCTCCACCCCGTGCGACTCCAGCGCCGCCCGCCGCGCCGCCGGCGCCACCGACGTGCACACCACCAGCACATCGCCCCGGCAACTGCGCACCATCCGGCTCTCCGGCGGCAGCCGCAGCAGCGAGTCCAGCACAATCCGCAGCAGCGGCCGCGCGCGCTCCAGCCCGCTGCGGTCCGTCAGCAGACAGTCGTCTCCAAGCACCGTGTTGATGCCCGTCAGAATCGCGTCGTGCTCGTGCCGCACCGTCTGCACATGGGCCCGGGCCCGCTCGGACGTGATCCAGCCCGTGTTGTCCTCCGGCGCGGCGATCTTGCCGTCCAGCGTCAACGCCGATTTCAGCGTCACCAGCGGCTTTCCGGTCCGCATGAAATGGAAAAACGCCAGGTTCAGCCGCCGCGCCTCTTCCGCAAACTCCGGCGCAAGCATCACCTCGACGCCCGCCTCCCGCAGCCTCGCAAAACCCTTGCCCGACACCAGCGGGTTCGGGTCCTCGGTGATCGAGATGACGCGCGCGATGCCCGCCCGCACAATCGCCTCCGTGCACGGCGGCGTGCGCCCCTGGTGCGCGCAGGGCTCCAGCGTCACATAGAGGTCCGCCCCCCGCGCCAGCTCGCCCGCCTCTTCCAGCGCAATCACCTCCGCGTGTTTCACCCCGGCCCACGTGTGGAACCCGCGGCCCACCACGCGCCCCTCGCGCACCACCACCGCGCCCACCGCCGGGTTGGGCGAAACGCGTCCCACGCCCTGGCGGGCGAGGTCCAGCGCTTCGCGGATCCACTGCGGGTTCATGGTTCGAACAGCGAGTCAATAAACTGGTGCGGATCGAACGGCAGCAGATCCTCGGTCTGCTCGCCGACGCCCACGTAGCGGATCGGCAGGTTCAGCTCGCGCGCGATCGCCACAATCACGCCGCCCTTCGCCGTCCCGTCCAGCTTTGTCAGGATCAGCCCGGTCACCCCCGCCGACTCGGTGAAGCGGCGCGCCTGCTCCAGCCCGTTCTGCCCCGTCGTCGCGTCCAGCACCAGCCACACCTCGTGCGGAGCCCCTTCCACCAGGCGCCCCGCCGTGCGCCGCATCTTTTCGAGTTCCGCCATCAGGTTGGACTTCGTGTGCAGCCGCCCCGCCGTGTCCGCCAGCAGGATGTCGGTTCCGCGCGCCTTCGCCGCCTGAATGGCGTCGTACAGCACCGCGCTCGGGTCGGCGCCCGCCCCCTGCCGCACCAGATCCACGCCCGCCCGCCGGCTCCACACCTCGAGCTGCTCAATCGCGGCGGCCCGGAACGTGTCCGCGGCCGCCAGCAGCACGTTCTTGCCCTGTGCACGGAACTGCGCCGCCAGCTTGCCCGTGGTGGTCGTCTTGCCGGAGCCGTTCACGCCCACCAGCAGAACCACCGCCGGCGGCCGCGCCGGCCAGTTCAGCGGCCGGTCCCACGCCTCCAGCACGCCCAGCAGATGCTCGCGGATCAGCGCCCGCAGCTCGGCGGGATCGTTCACCAGGTGCCGGTCCACCCGCTGCCGGATCGCTTCCAGAATCTCGGCCGCCGTGCGCACGCCAATGTCGGCGGTAATCAGCGTGTATTCCAGTTCGTCCAGCAGCTCGGGATCAATCTCTTTCCTGCCGAGCAGGACGTCTTCCACTTTGCCGACAAGGCCGGCGCGGGTCTTCTGGATCCCCTGTTTGAGCCGTTCAAGAAGGCCGGGCATGGTACAAAATCAGCGCTTTTTCTGATTGTAGCGGGCCGCCGGCCCTACTCGCCGATGATCTTGACAAGAACGCGCTTGCGCCGCCGCCCGTCGAACTCGCCGTAGAAGATCTGCTCCCACGGCCCGAAGTCGAGCCGCCCGTCGGTGACGGCCACCACCACCTCGCGGCCCATGATCTGCCGCTTCATGTGGGCGTCGGCGTTGTCCTCGCCGGTGCGGTTGTGGTGATACGCGCTCACCGGCTCATGCGGGGCCAGCTTCTCCAGCCACACGTCGTAGTCGTGGTGCAGGCCCGGTTCGTCGTCGTTGATGAAAACGCTCGCCGTGATGTGCATCGCGTTCACCAGGCACAGCCCCTCGCGGATGCCGCTTTCCCGCAGGCACTGCTCCACCTGCGGCGTGATGTTGAGGAAGGCGCGGCGCGTCGGAACCTCGAACCACAGTTCTTTCCGGTAACTCTTCATGCCATTGTTCATTGTAGGAGACGCCAACCGCGCCCTCCCGCCCCCCTTCCCGGCCCCGCATCGCGCCCTCCGGTCCCTCAAGCACTCCCCGAATCCACTGGTCCCATGCTGGACATCCTGATTCTCCTTGAGCGCGAATCAGTGTCCAGGGAAATCGTAGGGCGGGAGACAGAGATCCAACAACGGCATTTGGAGCCGTAATAACCCGTTCGGCTGTCGAAAGCGCGACCATGGCCCTAGACTAAGTCCTCGAAGTAGCCCCTTATCGCCCCCTGAAGGACAGGGTCTACGCCACCGAACAGGAAGGCGCGGTTCAGGTTCAAGTTGAAGAACCGGCAGCTGGTTTCAGACAGGTGCAGGCACGCGTGGCAGGCCCCCTCTCGCTCTCGGCAGACCGGATCGTAAATGCACTGCGTAGTCGACCGGAGAGACTGGAGCCAATCAGTCAACGACTGTTCGAATAGGGCGGTTAATGCGCCGATCGTCGCTCCGAAACGGTGGTTGGAATAGATGGAAAACGTCAGCGTCCGCGGAAGGATGTACTCCGATATGCTCATCATGTCCAGACCGCATAGGAGGGCGGCCTGTCGAACCGACAGGTGGGCCAATGTGTGCAACAGGCCAAAAACCAAGCGCACCTCGGGATTGTTTTGTATGGTTTCCCGGGGGTTCGCGCCGGCAAACAATTTCACGAAATACGCGTGAACCGAGAGATCCGGATCAGAGCCGCTTGGCAGCACGGGATTGGCGTTGTTGCGTCGCATCCAGCGGACGACCGCAGAAGGATCAAGCCGCAACGATAAGGCGTCCGCCTGGATGCGATCGATGTATATCGGCAGTCGGCCGCCGAAGTTCTGGTCCGCCGGGAAGGCGTTCAGACGGCATTCGCCCGGCGAATACGCGACCCTGCTATAACCATACGTCGCCGTCACAATTGGAAAGTCGGAGAACAAGAACACATTTTCCAGGTTCATTTCCCTGGCTTTCTCTCGTGCACTGTCGCTCACGCGGGGAGAGGCAAGATCGGCAGGAGTCGCAATCTCGAACGGCAGTACCGCCTCCAACATCTCCTGACCCGCTTCCTCCCAGACTGGCAGGGGAGTCCCGGTACGCTGGATCAAGGCTTGGGCAATCCCAGTCGGCGAATTTGAGGCCTGTTCACGCCTCCGGCGGTTGAGCCGGTCGGTTAGCTGCGTTACCAACTGATCTGGCGTCAGTTCGCCGCTGGCTTGCTTCTTGAGCAGCTCGTCCAAGTCCGCGGCCGAGAGCGTGACATC
Encoded here:
- a CDS encoding riboflavin biosynthesis protein RibD, encoding MNPQWIREALDLARQGVGRVSPNPAVGAVVVREGRVVGRGFHTWAGVKHAEVIALEEAGELARGADLYVTLEPCAHQGRTPPCTEAIVRAGIARVISITEDPNPLVSGKGFARLREAGVEVMLAPEFAEEARRLNLAFFHFMRTGKPLVTLKSALTLDGKIAAPEDNTGWITSERARAHVQTVRHEHDAILTGINTVLGDDCLLTDRSGLERARPLLRIVLDSLLRLPPESRMVRSCRGDVLVVCTSVAPAARRAALESHGVEVVALDGEDGRPDLKKVVGLLAERQYQSLMIEAGSKVNWSALEGAVADRILFYYAPKILGGMQSLPVAGGLGRRRRRDAILFRDVRLKPIPPDEFLLEAWLVKE
- the ftsY gene encoding signal recognition particle receptor FtsY, whose translation is MPGLLERLKQGIQKTRAGLVGKVEDVLLGRKEIDPELLDELEYTLITADIGVRTAAEILEAIRQRVDRHLVNDPAELRALIREHLLGVLEAWDRPLNWPARPPAVVLLVGVNGSGKTTTTGKLAAQFRAQGKNVLLAAADTFRAAAIEQLEVWSRRAGVDLVRQGAGADPSAVLYDAIQAAKARGTDILLADTAGRLHTKSNLMAELEKMRRTAGRLVEGAPHEVWLVLDATTGQNGLEQARRFTESAGVTGLILTKLDGTAKGGVIVAIARELNLPIRYVGVGEQTEDLLPFDPHQFIDSLFEP
- the bglS gene encoding glycosyl hydrolase, giving the protein MRWIIPLLLAGTAALAQFPPQKPPAKGPWSNEKLPPEERARLLVQAMTLDEKIQMVHGIGWYFGPDMNLAGQEPPPVVWRSNGGGGFIPGIPRLGVPDVQMNDAAVGSTGGARMGRYSTALPSALALAATWDPALARQYGALIGKELRDQGFNVSLGGGINLTREPRNGRNFEYLGEDPLLAGLMIARYLDGKQSQGVVGLLKHYALNDQESGRNFVNVRMPRKGARESDLLAFEIAVREGRPGAIMCSYNLVDGDYACENAWLLNDVLKNEWGFPGFVVSDWGATHSTVKAARNGLDMEMPGDTFFGAPLKEAVLKGEVPMERLDDMVRRIAWALFRAGAFDRPRQRQVPDIFLGFDVAQKTAEAGIVLLKNQGALLPLDPSSTRSIAVIGGHADKGVLSGGGSAQVDPAGGNPVPPPPPKPGSSFLEIIFGTPVYHRSSPLRAIQAAAPAAKVAFASGDDIAAAAALARSSTVAIVFATQHTSEGVDLPDLSLPGNQNDLIAAVAAANPRTIVVLENGTAVKMPWLDRVPAVLAAWYPGIRGGEAIASVLFGRVNPSGKLPISFPRSEDDLAQPRLVRQPEPRGPQDLGPMFPGGPALMRVNTRQFDLEYPEGARAGYKWFQSMKRQPLFPFGHGLSYTTFAWSDLKLDAAKRQVSFTLRNTGQRPGAEVAQVYVQLPPAAGENYRRLAGWQKVELKPGEQRTVTVALHPLTLAVFDENSNRWQTPRGAFQVFVGSSSAVTPLSGQMQLE
- a CDS encoding tRNA (adenosine(37)-N6)-threonylcarbamoyltransferase complex dimerization subunit type 1 TsaB, which gives rise to MTRIVAMDTTSEFGSLALAEDGRIVEEVLLHSPDGFAHVLLQQLERLLKRHGWRYEDVTGFAAAAGPGSFTGVRVGLAAAKGLAEASGALAAAISNLQAMAWFGTARLRAPFFDARRGEIYGAVYDDRLEPVQPEVVMKFPAWRAGLPEGAELLTPEPALFQVQATVTPRALAGAIALLAFDRLEDPAALDANYVRRSDAELHWREPGG